The Hydrogenobacter sp. T-2 region GGCAAGGCTTGAGGATGAAAGCGTATTGCATATAGAATTCCAGTCCTTCAACGACCCTAACATACCCTTCAGAATGCTACGCTATTACCTTGCCATATGGGAAAGATATCCAAACAGTCCCATAAAACAGCTCCTTGTTTATGTGGGAAACAGAAAGCTAAGGATGAAATCAAAGCTAAGGCTTAGAAACCTTACCTTTAGCTATGAGATGCTTGACATAAGGCAGATAGACTGCAGAGTGCTTTTGGAAAGCCCAGACCCTATGGATAGGCTATTGGCATGTTTGTGTGGGGTAGAGGACGAGTTATATCTGATAGAGAAACTCATAAAGACCATGGAAGGCATGAACGAAGAAGAGAGAAAAGACTACCTTTTGAAAGCCTTGACGCTGACAGAACTAAGACCTAACTTAAGGATAAGGCTCACGGAGGAGGTCAAGCACATGCCTATAGTGGTTAGACCTGAGGATGTAAGATTGCCAAAGAGGAAGTTGAGAAAGGATATTCTTTATAGGCTTGGATTGGAAGAGGGTAAGCAGATTGGAGAGTTAGAGTTTGCACAAAATATGGTTATAACTCTCGTAGAGAGCAGGCTTGGCTATGTACCAGAGGGTTTGGCAGAAAGGGTAAGAGAGATAAAAGACAAAGAGTTTTTACATACCTTGATTAAAAAGCTAATAAGCTCTGAGGATATTTTGGGAGTTCTGAAAAGAGAATTAAGTGTTTGATATTCTCCTCTTTCTGAAAAACTCCTTCAACAAACTCCTCGCTTCCTCTATAGGTAGATATTCCCACTTTACTCTGTGGTTAAAATATGGCTCGTCAAGGAGGTTAAACCTACTCATAACCGCACCATACTTTTCATCAACTGCAAGAAACACAACTCTTTCTACCCTTGCCAACACCATGGCATAGGCACACATGGGACATGGCTCAAGGCTTACATAGACCTCACAGCCATAGAGGTATTTCTCACCGAGTTTTTGCATAGCTTCTCTAAGGGCGAGCATCTCTGCATGTGCGGTAGGGTCTTTTAACTCCTCTACTCTGTTGTGAGCCTTGCCTATTACCACGCCATCCTTTACCACCACACAGCCCACAGGCACTTCAGACCTTTCAAAGCCTTCCTTTGCAAGCTCAAGGCATACTTGCACAAACTCCTGCATCGTATTAAATTTAAACCATGCTTACAGTGGCCCTTGCCTTGTGCCAAGTTTTACTCTTTGAGCAACCCGGTTGTGCATCCTGTAAAGCCAGCTACAGGGAGCTTAGCAAGTATCCAAACCTAAAAGTAGAGGTTTACGATATAACCAAGGATAGGGAACTGGCTAAAGCATATGGAATTGTAGGCTCTCCAACGGTTATATTCTTGAAAAATGGGCAGGAAATAGGCAGAGTTTTTGGATATATACCATCCATGATAAAATCTCTGGCGGAGAAGTGTTCCTAAATGTATTAGAAACTAATCACTGAAACAATAGAAAGCTCTTGACAAATATAGAAGGTTAGTTTATGTTTTTTGTCATGAAACTTTCACAATGCGTTAAAAAAATAGGTATAAGCTATAAGAGAACTCGGAGGCTTTTCAAAGGGGGTATAATATCCAATGCCTACAAATAAACCAATAGCAGTCGGAGAATATCCTCAATATGCTAACAGAGGAAAACAAAATAAACTCCTTACACTCCTCAAAGAATACAGAAAAACCGCATACAAAATAGCAAAGAATCAATGGTCTATCTTTTTTGCAGAAGCCAAGTTTGACAGATACGCCAATATAAAGCACATCCAAAGCAAACTATCTGAGAGATACAAACAAACACGCCTATGGCAAGTAGTATCCCTGCTTGAAAGCTGGACTTCTAACCTCGCAAATAGATTTAGGCAAATAGTCATTAATTCAACTCTACCACAAGAAAGAAAAAGGGCTTTGCTGTATCTGAATAGTTTCAAAGGATGGTTTTTGAGAACACCACCAAAGGAATGGATAACTCAGAAAGATATGAAACTTGCAAGGAAGATATTCAAGCACATATACCACCAATGGAGAAAGCCATCCTTTAAACATATAGCAATGCATTTAGACCAGAAGGTTGCAGTGCTTGAGAAAAACACACATAGCAAAAGTTTTGATTACTGGCTAAAGGTCTCAACCCTTGAAAAGAGAAAGCCAGTTTATATTCCTCTCAAAGCAAACAAATACATAGAAAACCTTGAGGGAGAATTTATAAACTTCTATCAGTTAATAGAAGAGGACGGAAAGGTGAAAGTAAAACTTGTCAAGGAGATAGAAGATAAAAAAGACAGATACATTCCAGCGGTAGAGGAGATAGGGATAGACATAGGGCTAAGACCTTTGATAGCAACCAGCGAAGGAGACCTGATAGGGAGGAACTTCTTTGAGTTTTTGAAAAGCTATGATAGTAAGATAACCAAGAGGATGGCAGAACTACAAAGGAAAGGACTAAAGCCATCAAAGGACAAGAAATACAGAGAAATCCTCCGAAGGTTTAGAGAGTTTTTGAGGAGTGAGATAAACAGGTATATAAACAGGTTGATAGAGGTGTATAGACCAAAGAAGATAGTAGTGGAGAAGTTAGACTTCAGAAGTCCAGAGTTATCAAAGAGGATGAACAGGCTAATTCAGAACTTTGGCAAGAGGTATATAAAGGAAAAGCTAAGGAGGTTGCAAGAGGTATATGGCATACAGGTGGTGGAGATAAATCCCGCTTACACATCGCAGGAATGCAATAGTTGTGGATACATAGACAGAAGGAACAGGAAGGACACAGAGGAGTTTGAGTGCAAACTTTGTGGTAAAAGAGCAAATGCACAGGTAAACTCAGCTAAGAACATACTCAAGAGAGCGTCTCTCTTGGGTTTAAGACCTACTACTGCGAAAAAGAAAGTCCTTGAGGTGCTGATAAAAAGGCACCTTGAGAGACTAAAAGGCTGTAATAGTGCTGCCTTGGAAGTCCTAAGGGCTAATCCATACTACAGGGACTTCCTAAACCCCTGCGGTGGTAGGAATAAATTTCTATGAAAGGGGGGAACTATTACCTTCTCAAAACAGAGCCTTCTGAGTATTCCTACGATGACCTTCTCAGGGATGGAATAACCCGATGGGATGGCGTTAAGAACCCTCTTGCACAGAAATATATAAGTCTTATGAAAGTGGGAGACACATGCTTTATATACCATACGGGCAACATAAAGGCGGTAGTGGGACTTGCAAAGGTAATTTCTAAGCCCTATAAGGATGATAATAATCTCTGGGTTGTGGATTTAGAGCCCGCGGGTCTTTTGAAAAAGCCTGTAAGTCTCAAGGTTTTAAGGACTGAACCACTTTTTAAAGATTCTCTTCTCCTAAGGATGCCAAGGTTATCTGTTGTGCCATTAAACAAAGAACAATCAGAAAGGATTATGGAGCTTTCAGAGGCTTTCAATTAGACTTCCCGCTTGCACTATTTGACTGTTTGGCACCACAAGGTCTGCACCAAGCTCTTTGGCTTTTTTCATTAGTTCTACGTTTTTATGCCCACAGTAGGCTATAACCTTTGCACCCAAAGCTTTTAGCTCAGCAACCTTTTCCACAGGAAACTGCTCAAGGCTTATGAGAACCATATCCTCACCTTCGTAGTTGATGCCAACCCTTACCTCATGACCACCGAGGGATGACCTTATCCTACTAAGAAGTATTAGGTTCTTTTCCATGAGAAGGATTTTCATGCCTTAGCTCCTCCAAAGATTTTAGAAAGCTATTTTTAAACTCTTCTTTAAACTTGTGAGACCAAAAGGCTACCTTTAGGGTATTACCTTCAAGCCTTGCCCATACTTTCCGATGGACTGTGTAAAAGGCAAGAATCATTCCACCCACAACCAGTATAGACCCAAGCCATATTATGGGTGTGCCAGGCTGGCGCGAAACCTGAAGACCACTAAAGAACTGAGGCTCAAAGTCCACAAGGAAAAAGACATAGGGAAACTCCGCAAGCTGTGGTATCACAGATTGGGCAAAAACTGTAAGCTCTGGCGAGTAGACCACAGGCACATCGTAAGCCTTCCCGTCCATAAGAACCTTTATCACAAGGGCAGGCTTGAGCTCACCTTCAAAGCCTTTTTGCTCGTCTTCTATGTTTAGAGTAGACCTATCTATTGCCAAGAGCATATTTTTAAACTCGGATACTTTGCCAGCTTTTAGTTCCACTTCTCCAACAAAAGCCTTCTGCGGGTCTTGTGGTGCGAGCTTTTTGTCAAAAATGGCAATCTTAGCCCTGCCTGCATCTCCTGTTAGCCCGTAGGTTGCTTGAAATATTCTATATGTGCCAAAGTCAAAAGGGGAGTTTACAGCGGTCATACCTTCCGAAACTGCCTTTCCATCCTGAATTATCCTTATATCGCTCTCAAAGCTCGCTATGGCATCTTTGAAAGGTGTTTCTTTAGTTTTTCCCTTTCTCTGAAACTCTTCTTCGTAGCTAACTATTCTAAACTCTTCCAACTCTATCTGAAAAGGTAGCTTTATAGCTTTTTCTTTGGCAGGTATGAATAGGGTATCACTCCTTGAGCCCTCGGGAATTATAACTGTTCCCCTTATGCCCCATATGGCATCTATTAGTCCACCCGCCATTATAACAAGGAGACCTATGTGAACCACATAAACACCAAGACGAGCATACCTTCCCTTTTCTCCATAAAAGTAGGTCTTTCCACCCTCCTCTTCCATAAAAACCCTAAATCCGAGCTTTCCCAAAAAGCGTGCTACCTTTTCCTTTGAAGGGTTTACCTCTATGGATATGGCTTTTAGGTGTCTTTCCATGTTTTCATCCAACCTTTGAAACCTTTCCTTTGTAAAGGTCTGGACCCATACTCTTGGAAGTCTTTTGTAGGAGCAGGCTATGAGGTTTATGGCAAGGAGCACTATTAGTCCGATGTAATACCATGACCGGAAAACATCCGTTATCCAAAGTCTCCAAAGCCAATAACCTACATCCGCACCAAACCTGTCAAGGTAAAACTCTATAGGTTGGTTTTGCTGAACGTAAGTGGAGCCAAGCATAGAGAAAATGGCAAGAACTACCATTATAAAAATGGCGAGCCTAAGGTCTGCAAGAAAGTCAAAGAGAAAAGTCCAAAGGCTTTTTTTCTTCGCGTATTCTTCTTTTAGGAAACTGTAGACGCTCAAGGCGTATGAGAAAAGGGCAAAGGTGAAAAGGGCGGACGTGCCACCAAGAAGGGCAAAGTAAAGAGTGCCTCTCTCCTCAAGATGAAAGAGTCCAACTATAACAATGGCGGTAAAGAGGAGAAAGGAAGCCACCAAGAAGGCGTAGCCTCTATAAGCGTTTTTTACCTCAACCATGACAGATAAAAATATAAGGTGTATAATTACAAAATGCTAATCTTTGAGCTCTCTTCAAAGGGAAGAAGGGGCTATCGCCTGCCAGAGTTGGACGTAGAAGAGGTTAACCTCAAAGAGCATCTTGGTGAATACTTCCGAGAAGACCTTAAATTTCCAGAGGTCTCCGAGCTTGATGTGGTAAGGCATTATACAAGGCTTTCTCAACTTAACTATGCCATAGATACCACCATGGTTCCTCTTGGCTCTTGCACTATGAAGTATAACCCAAGAATAAACGAAGAGCTTGCAAGACTTGAAGGTTTTTTGAACCTGCACCCTATGACGCCAGAGGACTATGCTCAGGGAACTTTAAAGTTTATGTATGAACTAAAGGAGTTTCTCAAAGAGATAGGTGGCTTTAGAGAGGTTTCTCTGCAACCCGCAGCTGGAGCTCATGGAGAGCTTCTGGGTCTTTTAATGATACTTGCCTATCACAGAGATAGGGGAAATTTCCACAAGAAAAAAGTCCTTGTTCCAGACACCTCTCACGGCACAAACCCTGCAACCGCTTCCTTGTGTGGCTTTGAGGTAATAACGGTAAGGAGCAACAGAGACGGAGAGCTTGATTGGGAAGACTTTCAGAAAAAGCTAAGCGATGAGACCGCATGCCTTATGATAACGAACCCTAACACTTTGGGTATATTTGAGAAAAGGATAAGGGATATAGCGGACGCCCTTCATGAAAGGGATGCCCTCTTGTATATGGACGGTGCTAACATGAACGCCCTTGTGGGGATTGCAAGACCAGGGGAGTGGGGTGTGGATGTGATGCATTTTAATCTTCATAAGACTTTTTCCACACCTCATGGTGGCGGTGGCCCGGGTGGTGGTGCGGTAGGCGTTTCAGAAAGGCTCGTAGACTATATTCCTGTCCCTCATGTGGTCTTTGAGGATGGTAAATACAAACTTGACTGGGATAGACCCAAAAGCGTGGGTAAGCTCCTTGCCTTTTATGGACATGTAGGTGTCTTTGTAAGGGCTTTGGCTTATATACTCTCTTACGGCTCGCAGATAGACTTGGTTTCAAAATACGCTATCCTCAACGCCAGATATTTGAGAACGCTTCTTAAAGACCTCCTACTTGACCCCTATGAGCATGTCCCTTGCATGCATGAGTTTGTCTTGTCCGCTCAAAACCTCTTAAAGTGGGATGTAAAGGCTATGGATGTGGCTAAGGCTCTATTGGATAGAGGCTTTTATGCACCCACCGTATACTTTCCACTTACGGTAAGGGAAGCTCTTATGATAGAACCCACAGAAACGGAAAGTC contains the following coding sequences:
- a CDS encoding nucleoside deaminase — protein: MQEFVQVCLELAKEGFERSEVPVGCVVVKDGVVIGKAHNRVEELKDPTAHAEMLALREAMQKLGEKYLYGCEVYVSLEPCPMCAYAMVLARVERVVFLAVDEKYGAVMSRFNLLDEPYFNHRVKWEYLPIEEARSLLKEFFRKRRISNT
- a CDS encoding thioredoxin family protein translates to MLTVALALCQVLLFEQPGCASCKASYRELSKYPNLKVEVYDITKDRELAKAYGIVGSPTVIFLKNGQEIGRVFGYIPSMIKSLAEKCS
- a CDS encoding transposase; amino-acid sequence: MPTNKPIAVGEYPQYANRGKQNKLLTLLKEYRKTAYKIAKNQWSIFFAEAKFDRYANIKHIQSKLSERYKQTRLWQVVSLLESWTSNLANRFRQIVINSTLPQERKRALLYLNSFKGWFLRTPPKEWITQKDMKLARKIFKHIYHQWRKPSFKHIAMHLDQKVAVLEKNTHSKSFDYWLKVSTLEKRKPVYIPLKANKYIENLEGEFINFYQLIEEDGKVKVKLVKEIEDKKDRYIPAVEEIGIDIGLRPLIATSEGDLIGRNFFEFLKSYDSKITKRMAELQRKGLKPSKDKKYREILRRFREFLRSEINRYINRLIEVYRPKKIVVEKLDFRSPELSKRMNRLIQNFGKRYIKEKLRRLQEVYGIQVVEINPAYTSQECNSCGYIDRRNRKDTEEFECKLCGKRANAQVNSAKNILKRASLLGLRPTTAKKKVLEVLIKRHLERLKGCNSAALEVLRANPYYRDFLNPCGGRNKFL
- a CDS encoding EVE domain-containing protein → MKGGNYYLLKTEPSEYSYDDLLRDGITRWDGVKNPLAQKYISLMKVGDTCFIYHTGNIKAVVGLAKVISKPYKDDNNLWVVDLEPAGLLKKPVSLKVLRTEPLFKDSLLLRMPRLSVVPLNKEQSERIMELSEAFN
- the resB gene encoding cytochrome c biogenesis protein ResB codes for the protein MVEVKNAYRGYAFLVASFLLFTAIVIVGLFHLEERGTLYFALLGGTSALFTFALFSYALSVYSFLKEEYAKKKSLWTFLFDFLADLRLAIFIMVVLAIFSMLGSTYVQQNQPIEFYLDRFGADVGYWLWRLWITDVFRSWYYIGLIVLLAINLIACSYKRLPRVWVQTFTKERFQRLDENMERHLKAISIEVNPSKEKVARFLGKLGFRVFMEEEGGKTYFYGEKGRYARLGVYVVHIGLLVIMAGGLIDAIWGIRGTVIIPEGSRSDTLFIPAKEKAIKLPFQIELEEFRIVSYEEEFQRKGKTKETPFKDAIASFESDIRIIQDGKAVSEGMTAVNSPFDFGTYRIFQATYGLTGDAGRAKIAIFDKKLAPQDPQKAFVGEVELKAGKVSEFKNMLLAIDRSTLNIEDEQKGFEGELKPALVIKVLMDGKAYDVPVVYSPELTVFAQSVIPQLAEFPYVFFLVDFEPQFFSGLQVSRQPGTPIIWLGSILVVGGMILAFYTVHRKVWARLEGNTLKVAFWSHKFKEEFKNSFLKSLEELRHENPSHGKEPNTS
- the gcvPB gene encoding aminomethyl-transferring glycine dehydrogenase subunit GcvPB, whose protein sequence is MLIFELSSKGRRGYRLPELDVEEVNLKEHLGEYFREDLKFPEVSELDVVRHYTRLSQLNYAIDTTMVPLGSCTMKYNPRINEELARLEGFLNLHPMTPEDYAQGTLKFMYELKEFLKEIGGFREVSLQPAAGAHGELLGLLMILAYHRDRGNFHKKKVLVPDTSHGTNPATASLCGFEVITVRSNRDGELDWEDFQKKLSDETACLMITNPNTLGIFEKRIRDIADALHERDALLYMDGANMNALVGIARPGEWGVDVMHFNLHKTFSTPHGGGGPGGGAVGVSERLVDYIPVPHVVFEDGKYKLDWDRPKSVGKLLAFYGHVGVFVRALAYILSYGSQIDLVSKYAILNARYLRTLLKDLLLDPYEHVPCMHEFVLSAQNLLKWDVKAMDVAKALLDRGFYAPTVYFPLTVREALMIEPTETESPRTLERFAKALEEIVKTAQENPEHLKSSPHKTPVRRIKEAEANRKPILRASLA